The Xenopus laevis strain J_2021 chromosome 5L, Xenopus_laevis_v10.1, whole genome shotgun sequence genome has a segment encoding these proteins:
- the LOC121393625 gene encoding biorientation of chromosomes in cell division protein 1-like 1, producing the protein MPDKNARANDVDLASKPAEEIPSAAIEEVPSDVVVSLDTKIVETAENAEDEDLASKTAEEIPNAAKEEVRSDIVMSLDTKIEETAQNAEDEDLASKPAEDIPNASAEEVHSDVVSLDTIIEETALNAEDEVLALKTAEESPNAAVEEMHSDDVVSLDTKREKTAENAEETASEVQVDEPASEVVKKISPQDVGSTDIEGKQDTTTFTINIGESEKDVEASTIPKEDPLQSSEEAPELSVAQELSPQEEVGSTDTDEEQTTVCHINMADSDEALHAPLQSREGAPVLEENTGYEITENASDYIGLVMLFLILLLALYYFARR; encoded by the coding sequence ATGCCAGATAAGAATGCAAGAGCCAATGATGTAGATCTAGCCTCAAAACCAGCAGAGGAGATTCCTAGTGCTGCTATAGAAGAAGTGCCCAGTGACGTTGTTGTGTCACTGGACACAAAAATAGTAGAAACAGCGGAGAATGCTGAAGATGAAGATCTAGCCTCAAAAACAGCAGAAGAGATCCCTAATGCTGCTAAAGAAGAAGTGCGAAGTGACATTGTTATGTCACTGGACACAAAAATAGAAGAAACAGCACAGAATGCTGAAGATGAAGATCTAGCCTCAAAACCAGCAGAGGACATTCCTAATGCTTCTGCAGAAGAAGTGCACAGTGACGTTGTGTCACTTGACACAATAATAGAAGAAACAGCACTGAATGCTGAAGATGAAGTTTTAGCCTTAAAAACAGCAGAAGAGAGTCCTAATGCTGCTGTAGAAGAAATGCACAGTGATGACGTTGTGTCGCTGgacacaaaaagagaaaaaacagcagAGAATGCTGAAGAAACTGCTTCAGAGGTTCAGGTGGATGAACCAGCCAGTGAAGTTGTGAAGAAAATTTCACCACAAGATGTCGGCTCAACCGACATTGAGGGGAAACAGGACACCACTACATTCACCATTAACATAGGTGAATCTGAAAAGGATGTTGAAGCCTCAACTATACCTAAGGAGGACCCACTTCAGTCCAGTGAAGAAGCCCCAGAACTGTCTGTTGCTCAGGAGTTGTCTCCACAAGAGGAGGTCGGCTCAACCGACACAGATGAGGAACAGACCACCGTATGCCATATTAACATGGCTGATTCTGATGAGGCTTTACATGCCCCACTTCAATCCAGGGAAGGAGCCCCAGTATTAGAAGAAAATACTGGATATGAGATCACAGAAAATGCTAGTGACTATATAGGCTTAGTAATGTTATTCTTAATATTGTTACTGGCACTTTATTATTTTGCAAGGAGGTGA